In Lachancea thermotolerans CBS 6340 chromosome H complete sequence, a single genomic region encodes these proteins:
- the OXA1 gene encoding membrane insertase OXA1 (similar to uniprot|P39952 Saccharomyces cerevisiae YER154W OXA1 Translocase of the mitochondrial inner membrane mediates the insertion of both mitochondrial- and nuclear-encoded proteins from the matrix into the inner membrane interacts with mitochondrial ribosomes null is respiratory deficient), giving the protein MFRNCVTRSARLAARSSSITWQPRLSGPSFIRFKSSVPQPGLNTEIQTQLPSLDEISGATDAAASLADQASQVVGEASNHIGYLSSIGLAKSWWWPPDLIQNIMEQIHVYTGLPWWGTIVTTTVIVRLLMFPLYVKSSDTIARNSKIKPELDAINSELMGTTDMVEAQRVALRRKKLMAENGIKNRYLAAPMLQVPVALGFFSGIRQMANYPVDGFTNQGLAWFQDLSLADPYLGLQVITASVFISFTRLGGETGAQQFSPAMKNFFTVMPLLSIPATMNLASGVVLYFAVNGACSVLQTLVLRNKWIRKKLDIADVVKRPASTTGPAKGIIETFKENMNKAREQAERRQLMQDNEKKLQEAAKEQKSNSAIKIVRKSDLKRK; this is encoded by the exons ATGTTCAGAAATTGCGTTACAAGGAGCGCAAGACTG GCAGCAAGGAGCAGCTCGATTACGTGGCAACCAAGACTGAGCGGGCCATCTTTCATAAGGTTCAAGTCCTCTGTGCCACAGCCGGGTTTAAATACAGAGATTCAGACACAGCTGCCATCTCTCGATGAAATTTCTGGGGCTACTGACGCTGCAGCATCATTGGCAGACCAAGCCTCTCAAGTTGTCGGAGAAGCTTCGAACCACATTGGGTATCTTAGCAGCATAGGGCTTGCCAAGTCTTGGTGGTGGCCTCCCGATTTGATCCAGAATATTATGGAGCAGATTCACGTGTACACTGGGCTACCTTGGTGGGGAACAATTGTGACTACAACGGTTATAGTCCGTTTGCTGATGTTTCCTCTATATGTGAAATCTTCAGACACTATAGCGCGTAATTCAAAGATAAAACCAGAGCTAGACGCTATCAATTCAGAATTGATGGGGACTACAGACATGGTCGAAGCTCAACGAGTTGctttgagaagaaagaaactCATGGCTGAGAATGGGATCAAAAACAGGTACCTAGCAGCTCCAATGCTTCAGGTGCCCGTTGCTTTGGGATTCTTTTCCGGAATCAGGCAAATGGCAAACTACCCAGTAGACGGTTTTACTAATCAGGGCCTCGCTTGGTTCCAAGATCTTTCGTTGGCGGACCCCTACCTGGGTCTCCAAGTAATCACTGCTTCAGTATTCATCTCCTTTACCAGGCTGGGAGGCGAAACAGGCGCTCAACAATTTTCCCCCGCCATGAAGAATTTCTTCACTGTTATGCCGCTTTTATCAATTCCCGCCACTATGAATCTTGCATCTGGTGTCGTGTTATACTTCGCTGTCAACGGTGCATGCTCTGTGCTACAGACCCTTGTTCTGAGGAACAAGTGGATAAGAAAGAAGTTGGATATTGCTGACGTTGTCAAGCGCCCGGCGTCAACTACTGGCCCCGCAAAAGGTATCATTGAGAcgttcaaagaaaatatgAATAAGGCCAGAGAGCAAGCAGAAAGAAGGCAGTTAATGCAAGACAatgagaagaagctgcaagaagcCGCGAAAGAGCAAAAGTCCAATTCCGCAATCAAAATCGTCCGCAAATCCGATCTAAAGAGGAAATGA
- the PET122 gene encoding Pet122p (weakly similar to uniprot|P10355 Saccharomyces cerevisiae YER153C PET122 Specific translational activator for the COX3 mRNA that acts together with Pet54p and Pet494p located in the mitochondrial inner membrane), producing the protein MKKSLVLYGPSKELLSADIRRGLFARCLNLEFDSLLNDVRKLPLDRLEESFLHLFLAKSVQHAHVPSVDYLWYRFVMGRKVLMVKPRLLCGIGAVALHGSKPFIPRQLCMHFEKFYGESDGLAQYHEELLRIKVESFAKSAGSSISFREKWKVFLEDIDRNVDETCVFRVRDFPYLAESAANADRDLLAQLLFEENKIAIKNRWTLPLLLNLALLQPRLDADFKIRIFSTFYETHKSLDYTDSVCILFQTLRDDVYRSTKLMQFLTERRISLPPLAAKYFMSGSSKHS; encoded by the coding sequence ATGAAAAAAAGTTTGGTTCTTTATGGCCCATCGAAGGAGCTGCTTAGTGCGGACATTAGAAGAGGGCTTTTTGCCCGATGTTTGAACCTCGAGTTTGACTCTCTGCTCAACGACGTTAGAAAACTTCCCCTTGATCGACTAGAAGAGAGCTTCTTGcatctcttcttggcaaaaagcGTTCAGCACGCACATGTGCCGTCTGTTGATTATCTATGGTATCGATTTGTGATGGGCCGGAAGGTCTTGATGGTGAAGCCGCGCTTGTTGTGTGGCATAGGAGCGGTTGCGCTACATGGTAGTAAGCCCTTCATACCCCGTCAGCTATGCATgcattttgagaagttttATGGCGAAAGCGATGGCCTTGCTCAATATcatgaagagcttttgcGTATTAAAGTCGAGAGTTTTGCCAAGAGCGCTGGTAGTAGCATTTCTTTCCGTGAGAAGTGGAAAGTATTCCTTGAGGATATCGATAGAAATGTAGACGAAACGTGTGTTTTTAGGGTCCGTGATTTTCCGTACCTTGCTGAGTCCGCTGCAAATGCGGACCGCGACCTGCTTGCCCAACTCCtgtttgaagaaaacaagattGCTATAAAAAACCGGTGGACTCTTCCTTTACTTCTCAACCTCGCTCTTCTGCAGCCGCGCCTGGACGCAGATTTTAAAATTCGAATCTTCAGTACATTCTACGAAACCCACAAGTCTCTCGATTACACCGACAGCGTATGCATTCTCTTCCAAACCTTGCGAGACGACGTCTACCGGTCAACAAAACTCATGCAGTTTTTGACTGAGCGGCGCATCTCACTACCGCCGCTCGCAGCAAAATACTTCATGAGCGGTTCATCGAAGCATTCTTAA